A DNA window from Leishmania braziliensis MHOM/BR/75/M2904 complete genome, chromosome 5 contains the following coding sequences:
- a CDS encoding kinesin-like protein has protein sequence MAARESCAQAYMCVGVCVGLSDELPTGPLPVATAAMHSGYPAARQTHLLSPTAPQVTESVSQATEAPLTIVISPLSSVVDLSPLARLEDAHEDSRECESQNLQKTSSRPSGTNGLRSSAVIYPVTAYLSTATDKSFASSEETTVWTSLANNTRTTDNLPSPLRQPQHRPGLITFRSLSGDVVHKRPATLACKDTFTKWNSTQPTAAAVAAAPLTGAAVAQQQQAQASASPVDGPTSPTPFAVATGTREKQPDWKSGDATSVRASRPRASAPTTRSGVAAPAVPSKRCATRTDTTTATRYGTPSLGARQDSHAKQGNPKGRLPRSDLDNSKEGVDWSYAAADHPNLLWHSMGLAKVRAPQRLQQQQHDTVASASVANVAQSPPQRSRHDESTRGKAGQDIGACNNNNSSTSKHVEEANHRQVAMGTLLRQVDRASDLHGGGGGGGGGGVADDHNVSLCDHTTVAWLLEQEGNNTGGDSANSALPPPEGRSPAPEGGNAAGPAAMAEDDDVADADMKVFVAVRVRPRISLLPVNAAPPASLLTDVAALRSLSAPSATSPNVEHEPQRGRSGGSQVKERRLTSDSTTSHSTTMRGRRSEGERAAVKAAKATAGNGDGDDNASKGSCLSADAVNGFIDCVAVAAAGEQMRTLRFHFDHILDDSAGQADIMTCIGQRAVTRVLQGYHSTVMCYGQSGSGKTYTIAGPHGGKLSRKTLQWLASHSASAEAVERDYRNVDEDDQVLAAASVGLIPRILHQLFHELEARHGAGGGQQRVPTASMSSWRVALSALELYNEDLRDLLPGELTEQTRAQPGKKDTFHPLAAPHCHHGRETSTATPSPLDSGEPGPSPSLPRMTRHRSFHELPGEPTSEDGPDVLSTVSSCEDDTDNKPTASRPTSNGPGSGSATTSAVKRGRGQPSASPSPCAALMRARVSKRIGSGRNNSAMNQNRTAAASMASTTSSSGAGTATGLAKTTSTKWTASATTQAAAPLKIRQGAPAPSTSPSPPLAKSMKTRAALSPPSSRSLSREPTRGAGCDAACVEGLHEHQVHDLHEAMEVVWLALRRRQMGSTELNKDSSRSHAFFFVRVEQRKRRSRDEAQPVWDIRRSTLSLVDLAGSERVSHTGAHGLQLKEAQNINRSLSALGNVMRLLSSVGRASPSNKIVVTTPVSGAAALTKVATAEPHIPYRDSKLTRILQSSLGGGALTLLLCNVSPDPRDAPATMSTLQFAKLCKNVKSNAKLNKTTRDTAGAQAASESRIRQLLGDVSTAQNRLRQLATYAWWLEGHLAYFAAAMTQQQRRLRTLTTSTDMGTITSPSHSCGSGGSRDIVVPEEATAPKVICNTSSPSAGDGNRRDYSSIESLGDRERGFENKERADSGAAPGSCRHSAALAGPTSQEWWYLSPRPLSASAPAENDKDAGEEMAEVEAYWQSGSARALLSPAYPITQRHLVLQRKLIAAAAVATPHVPTAMLPMSYSTDALVGEARATTRNCVANDTRLLEVAPVVRHAQPTRNPRRQQLGSSPSTATLSSVPPRSIATRQRQQRCEPPMKDIVTALSEERAARAAAQARLAVVEQSNVLLRLRLAEAHQATSAEKTRRGEETAGKDASGVPSEVMSVAPASSVLWPTHHSRVSQYASLEVFLARCGFAAMDPMEPSVDEMSPRRLA, from the coding sequence CGAACAACACCCGCACCACGGACAACTTgccctcgccgctgcggcagccgcagcatcgCCCCGGACTGATCACCTTCAGGAGTCTCAGTGGGGATGTAGTGCACAAGCGCCCCGCCACGCTCGCTTGCAAGGATACCTTCACCAAGTGGAACTCCACGCAacccaccgcagcagcagtagcagcagcgccgctgacCGGTGCCGCGGTCGCCCAACAACAGCAGGCGCAAGCCTCAGCAAGTCCTGTGGATGGCCCAACTTCTCCTACACCCTTCGCTGTTGCGACAGGGACACGAGAGAAGCAGCCGGACTGGAAGAGCGGCGACGCGACTAGTGTGCGAGCCAGTCGGCCCCGTGCTTCGGCGCCCACCACGCGCTCAGGCGTCGCGGCGCCAGCCGTACCTTCGAAGCGTTGCGCaacgcgcacagacacaacGACCGCGACGAGGTACGGCACCCCAAGCCTGGGGGCGCGCCAGGACTCCCACGCGAAGCAGGGGAACCCGAAGGGGCGGCTGCCTCGCTCGGACTTGGACAATTCCAAGGAGGGCGTGGACTGGAGCTACGCGGCTGCTGACCATCCCAACCTGCTGTGGCACAGCATGGGACTGGCGAAGGTGCGTGCTCCTCAGAGGctacagcagcaacagcatgACACAGTAGCATCGGCCAGTGTCGCTAATGTGGCTCAGTCGCCGCCACAGCGCTCACGACACGACGAGTCGACTCGTGGTAAGGCAGGACAAGACATCGGCGCctgcaacaacaacaacagcagcacttCAAAGCATGTTGAAGAGGCGAACCACCGGCAGGTGGCGATGGGCACCTTGCTGAGACAAGTAGATAGAGCGAGCGATTTgcatggcggcggtggcggtggcggtggcggtggcgttgcCGATGACCATAACGTCAGTCTATGCGACCACACCACTGTCGCGTGGTTACTCGAACAGGAGGGCAACAACACgggcggcgacagcgcgaATAGTGCGTTACCACCACCGGAAGGGAGGTCTCCGGCTCCTGAGGGCGGTAACGCCGCGGGCCCGGCGGCCATGGCggaagacgacgacgtggCCGACGCGGATATGAAAGTATTCGTagcggtgcgcgtgcggcCGCGCATCTCGTTGCTCCCGGTGaatgcagcaccgccagcgtcTCTTCTGACCGACGTCGCGGCACTTCGATCCCTTTCCGCTCCATCAGCGACGTCGCCTAACGTGGAGCACGAGCCTCAGCGCGGCAGAAGCGGTGGTTCACAGGTCAAAGAGCGCCGACTGACGAGCGACAGTACCACCAGCCACAGCACTACGATGCGCGGGCGGCGATCTGAGGGCGAGCGAGCGGCGGTGAAAGCCGCCAAAGCAACGGCTGGCAATGGCGACGGTGATGATAACGCGTCGAAAGGGAGCTGCTTGAGCGCAGACGCAGTGAACGGGTTCATCGACtgcgtcgccgttgccgcggctGGGGAGCAGATGCGCACCCTTCGCTTTCACTTTGACCATATCCTCGACGACAGCGCGGGGCAGGCGGATATCATGACGTGCATCGGCCAACGCGCCGTGACGCGAGTGCTACAGGGCTACCACAGTACCGTGATGTGCTACGGCCAGAGCGGTAGTGGAAAGACCTACACCATTGCTGGGCCGCATGGTGGAAAGCTGTCGCGGAAGACGCTACAGTGGCTGGCATCGCACTCTGCGtcagcggaggcggtggagcgcGATTACCGCAACGTCGATGAAGACGATCAGGTGCTCGCTGCGGCCAGCGTCGGGCTGATTCCCCGCATATTGCACCAGCTGTTTCACGAGCTAGAGGCACgacacggcgctggcggcggtcAGCAACGGGTGCCCACAGCGTCGATGTCATCGTGGCGGGTTGCACTCAGTGCGCTGGAGCTGTACAATGAAGATCTGCGCGACTTGCTGCCGGGTGAGCTAACCGAGCAAACGAGAGCGCAGCCTGGCAAGAAGGACACCTTTCACCCACTCGCCGCGCCGCATTGTCACCACGGCAGGGAGACCTCTACAGCGACACCGTCGCCACTTGACAGTGGTGAACCGGGCCCTAGTCCGTCGCTCCCCCGCATGACGCGGCACCGCTCCTTCCATGAGCTCCCAGGTGAACCGACCAGCGAGGACGGCCCTGATGTACTGAGCACCGTATCCTCCTGTGAGGACGACACCGACAATAAACCCACGGCATCGCGACCGACCTCCAACGGACCGGGCAGCGGCTCCGCAACCACGTCGGCTGTCAAGCGAGGGCGAGGCCAGCCCTCTGCCTCCCCATCGCCGTGTGCGGCCCTcatgcgcgcacgtgtgtcgAAGCGCATCGGCTCCGGGCGCAACAACTCCGCCATGAATCAGAACCGAACGGCAGCTGCGAGTATGGCAAGCACCACCTCCAGTTCTGGAgccggcaccgccacagGATTGGCCAAGACGACGTCGACGAAGTGGACCGCATCGGCAACAACgcaagcagcggcgccgctgaaAATTCGTCAAGGGGCACCCGCACCGTCGACCTCGCCTAGCCCGCCACTCGCGAAGTCGATGAAGACAAGAGCTGCCCTGTCACCTCCATCGAGTCGGTCCTTGTCCCGCGAACCCACGCGCGGCGCGGGCTGCGACGCTGCGTGCGTCGAGGGGCTGCACGAGCACCAAGTACACGACCTTCACGAAGCCATGGAGGTGGTGTGGCTGGCGCTAAGGCGGCGGCAAATGGGCAGTACGGAACTCAACAAAGACAGCAGTCGCTCCCACGCCTTCTTCTTTGTACGTGTGGagcagcggaagcggcgCTCACGCGACGAAGCGCAGCCCGTCTGGGACATCCGCCGCTCCACGCTGAGCCTTGTCGACCTCGCAGGGTCGGAGCGCGTCAGCCACACTGGCGCGCATGGCCTGCAGCTCAAGGAGGCGCAGAACATCAatcgctcgctctctgcgctAGGAAACGTGATGCGTCTGCTGAGCTCGGTGGGCCGCGCGTCGCCCTCCAACAAAATCGTAGTGACTACCCCTgtcagcggtgctgctgcgctgacgAAGGTAGCCACGGCAGAGCCACACATCCCGTACCGCGACAGCAAGCTCACGCGCATCTTGCAGAGCAGCCTCGGAGGCGGTGCCCTCACGTTACTGCTTTGCAACGTCTCGCCGGACCCGCGTGATGCGCCAGCAACGATGTCGACGCTTCAATTTGCGAAGCTCTGCAAGAACGTGAAGAGCAACGCGAAGCTGAACAAGACAACAAGGGACACGGCAGGCGCGCAAGCGGCGTCAGAGTCACGGATACGCCAGCTTCTAGGCGATGTCTCGACCGCGCAGAACCGTCTTCGGCAGCTCGCAACGTACGCGTGGTGGCTGGAGGGACACCTCGCCTACTTCGCCGCCGCGATGAcccagcaacagcggcgcctcAGAACGCTAACCACCAGCACGGACATGGGAACAATCACCTCACCCTCCCACTcgtgtggcagcggcggcagtcgCGATATCGTCGTACCCGAGGAAGCCACAGCGCCGAAGGTGATCTGCAACACCAGCAGCCCCAGTGCTGGGGACGGCAACAGGCGGGACTACAGTAGCATCGAGTCGCTCGGCGATCGAGAGCGCGGCTTCGAGAACAAGGAGAGAGCCGATTCTGGTGCAGCACCGGGGAGCTGTCGTCACAGCGCGGCGCTCGCTGGGCCTACGTCGCAGGAGTGGTGGTACCTTTCACCGCGACCATTGAGTGCGTCAGCACCGGCTGAGAACGACAAGGACGCCGGCGAGGAAatggcagaggtggaggcgtaCTGGCAAAGTGGGTCCGCCCgagccctcctctccccggCCTATCCCATTACGCAGCGAcacctggtgctgcagcgcaagctaatcgccgctgcggccgtgGCGACTCCTCACGTTCCCACCGCGATGCTGCCCATGTCCTACTCTACGGACGCATTAGTTGGTGAGGCGCGGGCTACGACGCGTAACTGCGTTGCCAATGACACTCGCCTGCTAGAGGTTGCTCCAGTGGTGAGACATGCTCAACCGACTCGTAATCCTCGACGCCAACAACTGGGGTCCTCGCCGAGCACGGCAactctctcctctgtgccGCCCCGCTCCATCGCTACAAGGCAaagacagcagcggtgtgaGCCCCCCATGAAGGACATTGTCACTGCCCTTTCTGAGGAGCGGGCCGcgcgggcagcggcgcaggcgcgactggcagtggtggagcAGTCGAACGTACTCCTACGCTTGCGTCTCGCCGAGGCTCACCAAGCGACGAGCGCAGAaaagacgaggaggggggaagagacgGCTGGGAAGGACGCCTCTGGGGTGCCCTCCGAGGTGATGTCTGTGGCACCAGCATCATCGGTGCTGTGGCCGACGCACCACTCCCGCGTGTCCCAGTATGCCTCCCTCGAAGTCTTCCTTGCGCGCTGTGGCTTCGCCGCGATGGACCCGATGGAGCCTTCGGTTGATGAGATGTCGCCACGTCGTCTAGCCTAA
- a CDS encoding MYND zinc finger (ZnF) domain-like protein has protein sequence MPPQAAVPPPPPRPDPVTLDQIFLQLTAVDVPCDSKTYYLVALNTVAFHPSVKLFLFEDPAAAAASTANADTRTTSSSSAAAALNKQRREKLLKSVAFMLAQRNNVMCHESRWETVSLLGELCRMESAHSGAPTSALGQIEAKLNNYAKENLEYLAQLPWFLPTINSIIKAGGGAVDDEAKGDAGEAAETVDKARQQGETGTSAAASSSSSRSTLKERLKAAREAGRGGADGNSGSGTGAEEDEDVVIALLDIRRALPTCHRISSSSSSDNADVVVEWSDANIEQARDLMFVDASTSMLHLIPSVARGCSDVCAQCQKRVPTVSTSAAKQLLRCSSCKAVYYCSVECQKTHWSTVHRTPCRAYKERCDSILEQYYASNRTNGKKKGLKRDEVVILEVPLEPSLFFETRRYLYDHRDESFAHVDYSDYFMKYTVRGS, from the coding sequence ATGCCGCCACAGGCAGCagtaccgccgccgccgccgcgaccgGACCCCGTCACGCTGGACCAGATTTTTCTCCAGCTCACCGCCGTGGATGTGCCGTGTGACTCCAAAACTTATTACCTTGTCGCTCTCAACACGGTGGCCTTCCACCCGTCCGTGAAGCTGTTTCTCTTCGAAGacccagcggcggcagcagcgtcgacggcgaacgcagacacgcgcaccacgtcgtcgtcatcagcggccgcggcgctCAACAAGCAACGCCGCGAGAAACTGCTCAAGAGTGTCGCCTTCATGCTGGCGCAGCGGAACAACGTCATGTGCCACGAATCCAGGTGGGAGACGGTGTCGCTGCTCGGGGAGCTGTGCCGCATGGAGAGTGCGCACAGCGGGGCGCCAACATCGGCACTGGGGCAGATCGAGGCGAAGCTAAACAACTACGCCAAGGAGAACCTCGAATACCTGGCACAGCTGCCATGGTTTCTGCCCACTATCAACAGCATCATCAAGgccggtggcggtgcggtggACGACGAGGCCAAGGGCGACGCAGGCGAGGCGGCCGAAACGGTGGACAAAGCGCGGCAGCAAGGCGAAACTGGCActtccgctgccgcctcctcttcctcctcacgcTCAACTCTCAAGGAGAGGCTGAAGGCAGCGCGAGAGGCCggccgtggtggtgcggaCGGCAATAGCGGCAGTGGGACGGGGGctgaagaggacgaggacgtcgTAATTGCGCTTCTCGACATTCGCCGTGCCCTCCCCACGTGTCACCGCataagcagcagcagcagcagcgacaacgcGGATGTGGTGGTCGAGTGGTCAGACGCGAACATCGAGCAGGCGCGTGATCTCATGTTCGTCGACGCCTCGACCTCGATGCTGCACCTCATCCCCAGCGTGGCccgcggctgcagcgacgtCTGTGCCCAGTGTCAGAAGCGCGTGCCGACTGTGTCCACATCTGCAGCCAAGCAGCTtctccgctgcagcagctgcaaggCCGTCTACTACTGCTCTGTCGAGTGCCAGAAGACGCACTGGTCGACGGTTCACCGCACGCCGTGCCGGGCGTACAAGGAGCGATGCGACAGCATCCTCGAGCAGTACTACGCCTCGAACAGGACCAAtggaaagaagaaggggcTGAAGAGGGATGAGGTCGTCATCCTCGAGGTGCCACTGGAGCCGAGCCTCTTCTTCGAGACTCGCCGCTACCTCTACGACCACCGTGATGAGTCCTTCGCCCACGTCGACTACTCGGACTACTTCATGAAGTACACCGTGCGAGGGTCGTAA
- a CDS encoding putative methylthioadenosine phosphorylase has product MYSNPHVCPVEIAIIGGSGVYKLKCLQDAQHYDVLTPYGSPSGQLCVAKVDGVPCVFLPRHGPHHQHTPSEINYRANICALKQMGVRYILAINTVGSLDDSYSPGDLVLCDQIIDKTYARNTTFFENGVVAHVNFAHPTSHALNTIAHQALLRCFPDVAAGKGAFKIHSSGTLVTMEGPQFSTKAESLLNKQMGGHLIGMTTATEARLAREAEIAYAVVAMVTDMDAWSDAPHVDVSQVMKVVAANSEKAQLYPPEIIKALAESPFEDPAHHALKDAIMTKPEHIPAEVKQRIQPLVAAKYPQFAP; this is encoded by the coding sequence ATGTATAGCAACCCACACGTCTGCCCTGTTGAGATTGCCATCATCGGTGGCTCTGGCGTCTACAAACTTAAGTGCTTGCAGGATGCCCAGCACTACGACGTGCTAACCCCGTACGGCAGCCCGAGTGGGCAGCTGTGCGTGGCCAAGGTTGACGGCGTGCCGTGCGTCTTCTTGCCGCGTCACGGCCCACACCACCAGCACACCCCCAGCGAGATCAACTACCGCGCGAACATCTGCGCGCTGAAGCAGATGGGTGTGCGCTACATCCTCGCCATCAACACCGTCGGCTCGCTGGACGACTCCTACAGCCCCGGCGACCTCGTGCTGTGCGACCAGATCATCGACAAGACCTACGCGCGCAATACAACCTTCTTCGAGAACGGTGTCGTAGCGCACGTCAACTTCGCTCACCCCACGTCGCACGCCCTCAACACCATCGCTcaccaggcgctgctgcgctgcttccctGATGTGGCGGCCGGAAAGGGTGCGTTCAAGatccacagcagcggtacCCTCGTCACGATGGAGGGCCCGCAGTTTAGCACCAAGGCCGAGTCGCTCCTCAACAAGCAGATGGGCGGCCACCTCATCGGcatgacgacggcgacagAGGCGCGGCTGGCGCGCGAGGCGGAGATCGCCtacgcggtggtggccatgGTGACCGACATGGACGCGTGGAGCGACGCGCCGCATGTGGACGTGTCGCAGGTGAtgaaggtggtggcggcgaatTCCGAGAAGGCGCAGCTCTACCCACCCGAGATCATCAAGGCCCTCGCCGAGAGTCCGTTTGAGGATCCGGCGCATCACGCCCTGAAGGACGCCATCATGACGAAGCCAGAGCACATCCCTGCCgaggtgaagcagcgcaTCCAGCCGCTTGTGGCGGCCAAGTACCCGCAGTTCGCCCCATAG